One Bradyrhizobium zhanjiangense DNA segment encodes these proteins:
- a CDS encoding adenosine kinase: MADVKYDVLGIGNALFDVLVRTDEAFLAKHGMTKGSMSLIDEARAAAIYKDMGPATEVSGGSAANTIVGIGSLGARAAYVGKVKDDQIGKLYVHDIRAAGVAFNTPAATDGPATGCSYILVTGDGERTMNTYLGAAQDLSPADIDPAEVAGAGIVYLEGYLWDPKNAKDAFVKAAKIAHDAKRKVALTLSDSFCVDRYRDEFLSLMRNGTVDIVFANEAELHSLYMTSDFDTALKQLRNDVNLGVVTRSEKGCMVVSVEDAVAAPAFPVDKVIDTTGAGDLFAAGFLYGLARNFAYKQCGELGALAAAEVIQHIGARPQVSLKELAEQRGLTG; this comes from the coding sequence ATGGCTGACGTGAAATATGACGTTCTCGGCATCGGCAACGCGCTGTTCGACGTGTTGGTCAGGACCGACGAGGCCTTTTTGGCCAAGCATGGCATGACCAAGGGCAGCATGTCCCTGATCGACGAGGCACGGGCGGCCGCCATCTACAAGGACATGGGCCCGGCGACGGAAGTCTCGGGCGGCTCTGCCGCCAACACCATCGTCGGCATCGGCAGCTTAGGGGCACGCGCCGCCTATGTCGGCAAGGTCAAGGACGACCAGATCGGCAAGCTCTATGTCCACGACATCCGCGCCGCCGGCGTCGCTTTCAACACGCCGGCCGCAACGGACGGCCCTGCCACCGGCTGCTCCTATATCCTGGTCACAGGCGATGGCGAGCGCACCATGAACACCTATCTCGGCGCGGCGCAGGATCTGTCGCCGGCCGACATCGATCCGGCCGAGGTCGCCGGCGCCGGCATCGTCTACCTCGAAGGCTATCTCTGGGACCCCAAGAACGCCAAGGACGCCTTCGTCAAGGCGGCCAAGATCGCCCACGATGCCAAGCGCAAGGTGGCGCTGACGTTGTCGGATTCCTTTTGCGTCGACCGCTATCGCGACGAGTTCCTGTCCTTGATGCGCAACGGCACTGTCGACATCGTGTTCGCCAACGAGGCCGAGCTGCATTCGCTCTACATGACCTCGGACTTCGACACCGCGCTGAAGCAGCTGCGCAACGACGTCAATCTCGGCGTCGTCACCCGCAGCGAGAAGGGCTGCATGGTGGTCTCAGTGGAAGACGCCGTCGCCGCGCCGGCATTCCCGGTCGACAAGGTCATCGACACCACCGGTGCCGGCGACCTCTTCGCCGCCGGCTTCCTGTATGGCCTCGCGCGCAACTTCGCGTACAAGCAGTGCGGCGAGCTCGGCGCGCTTGCGGCGGCCGAAGTGATCCAGCACATCGGGGCGCGGCCCCAGGTGTCGCTGAAGGAGCTCGCCGAGCAGCGCGGGCTGACGGGGTAG
- a CDS encoding serine hydrolase domain-containing protein — translation MQSRAQIDELLRQKSDAKEIPGVVAIAASGKEVLYQGAFGKRDLSKPDAMTADSVFWIASMTKAVTSAGAMQLVEQGKLSLDAPIGEVLPDLATPQVLEGFDAKGEPKLRPAKGPITLRHLMTHTAGFCYNMWNGDLAMYLEKTGIPAITTCQNAALKTPIMTDPGTRWEYGTNIDFVGKAVEAVSGKRLDAYLRDNMFAPLGMSDTAFKITDSMRKRLVGMHARGEDGQLASIPFELEQEPEFHMGGGGLYSTAGDYIKFTQMILNKGRGNGNQVLKAETVATMGQNHIGDLAMGKMTTAAPMYTNDVDLYPEQVKKWGLSFLINTAKTAEGRSPNSLAWAGLANTYYWIDPSRDVTGVILMQLLPFADGKCLEAFAGFERGIYAGLDAAGSGQKAA, via the coding sequence ATGCAAAGCCGAGCCCAGATCGACGAACTTCTGCGCCAGAAGAGCGACGCAAAGGAAATTCCCGGAGTCGTCGCCATCGCCGCCAGCGGTAAAGAAGTGCTGTATCAAGGTGCGTTCGGCAAGCGCGACCTGTCCAAGCCCGATGCGATGACCGCGGACAGCGTGTTCTGGATCGCCTCGATGACGAAGGCGGTGACATCAGCCGGCGCGATGCAGCTCGTCGAACAGGGCAAGCTGTCGCTGGATGCGCCGATCGGTGAAGTGCTGCCCGATCTCGCCACCCCGCAGGTGCTCGAAGGCTTCGATGCCAAGGGCGAGCCGAAGCTGCGGCCTGCGAAGGGGCCGATCACGCTGCGCCACCTCATGACCCACACGGCGGGCTTCTGCTACAACATGTGGAACGGCGATCTCGCGATGTATCTGGAGAAGACGGGGATCCCCGCCATCACCACCTGCCAGAATGCGGCGCTGAAGACGCCAATCATGACCGATCCCGGCACGCGCTGGGAATACGGCACCAACATCGACTTCGTCGGCAAGGCGGTGGAGGCCGTCAGCGGCAAGCGGCTCGATGCGTATTTGCGCGACAATATGTTCGCGCCGCTCGGCATGAGCGACACCGCTTTCAAGATCACCGATAGCATGCGCAAGCGTCTGGTCGGCATGCATGCGCGCGGCGAGGACGGCCAGCTCGCATCGATCCCGTTCGAGCTCGAGCAGGAGCCGGAATTCCACATGGGCGGCGGTGGCCTTTACTCGACCGCGGGCGACTACATCAAGTTCACCCAAATGATTCTCAACAAGGGCCGCGGCAACGGCAACCAAGTGCTGAAGGCGGAGACGGTTGCGACGATGGGACAGAACCACATCGGCGATCTCGCCATGGGCAAGATGACGACGGCGGCGCCGATGTACACCAACGACGTCGATCTCTATCCGGAGCAGGTGAAGAAGTGGGGGCTGAGCTTCCTCATCAACACCGCCAAGACCGCGGAAGGGCGCAGCCCGAACAGTCTCGCCTGGGCGGGCCTCGCCAACACCTATTACTGGATCGACCCGTCGCGCGACGTCACCGGCGTGATCCTGATGCAGCTGTTGCCGTTCGCCGATGGAAAGTGCCTGGAGGCGTTCGCGGGATTCGAACGCGGGATCTATGCTGGGCTCGATGCTGCTGGAAGCGGGCAGAAGGCAGCGTAA
- a CDS encoding NAD-dependent succinate-semialdehyde dehydrogenase, whose protein sequence is MTPTAARAPQASSNLRDRLKDPSLLREACYIDGAWVGSPVFAVNNPATGVELAKVPQLGADDTTKAVEAAERAFPAWAKLTAKQRSNILRKWFELIVANREDLALILTSEQGKPLTEALGEVDIGGAYVEFFAEEARRVYGETIPTQRSDARLLAIKQPIGVCGAITPWNFPNSMITRKVSPALAAGCTVVLKPANETPLSALALAALAEKAGVPKGVFNIITGDAPPIGKVLCEHPAVRFVGFTGSTAVGKILYQQASVGVKRLGLELGGNAPFVVFDDADIDAAVEGAIVSKYRNMGQTCVCANRLYAQDGIYDEFVQKLSKKVAAMKIGDGTESGVTQGPLINMKAIDKVERHIADAIKRGAKIVTGGKRSELGRSFFEPTVLADVKPDSLVSQEETFGPLAPVIRFKDEADVIAMCNASPFGLASYFYSRDLGRVWRVAEALESGMVGVNTGLITTEVAPFGGVKESGLGREGSHHGMEEYVEIKYVMMAGV, encoded by the coding sequence ATGACCCCGACTGCCGCCCGCGCCCCGCAAGCCTCGTCCAATCTGCGCGACCGGTTGAAGGACCCGTCGCTGCTGAGGGAAGCCTGTTACATCGACGGCGCCTGGGTCGGCTCGCCGGTCTTCGCCGTGAATAATCCCGCGACCGGCGTCGAGCTCGCCAAGGTTCCGCAGCTCGGCGCGGACGATACCACCAAAGCGGTCGAAGCCGCCGAGCGCGCGTTCCCGGCCTGGGCCAAGCTCACCGCCAAGCAGCGCTCCAACATCTTGCGCAAATGGTTCGAGCTGATCGTCGCCAATCGCGAGGATCTCGCGCTGATCCTCACCTCCGAGCAGGGCAAGCCGCTCACCGAGGCGCTCGGCGAGGTCGATATCGGCGGCGCCTACGTCGAGTTCTTCGCCGAGGAGGCGAGGCGCGTCTATGGCGAGACCATCCCGACGCAGCGGAGCGATGCGCGCTTGCTCGCGATCAAGCAGCCGATCGGCGTCTGCGGCGCGATCACGCCGTGGAATTTCCCGAACTCGATGATCACGCGAAAAGTCTCGCCGGCGCTGGCGGCCGGCTGCACCGTGGTGCTGAAGCCCGCCAATGAGACGCCGCTGTCGGCGCTCGCGCTCGCGGCTCTTGCCGAGAAGGCCGGTGTGCCCAAGGGCGTATTCAACATCATCACCGGTGACGCACCGCCGATCGGCAAAGTGCTGTGCGAGCATCCGGCGGTTCGCTTCGTCGGCTTCACCGGCTCGACCGCCGTCGGCAAGATCCTCTACCAGCAGGCTTCCGTCGGCGTGAAGCGGCTCGGCCTCGAGCTTGGCGGCAACGCGCCGTTCGTGGTGTTCGACGACGCCGACATCGACGCCGCGGTCGAAGGCGCTATCGTCTCGAAATACCGCAACATGGGCCAGACCTGCGTTTGCGCCAACCGCCTCTACGCCCAGGATGGCATCTACGACGAGTTCGTGCAGAAGCTGTCGAAGAAGGTCGCGGCGATGAAGATCGGTGACGGCACCGAGAGCGGCGTCACGCAGGGCCCGCTGATCAACATGAAGGCGATCGACAAGGTCGAGCGCCACATCGCCGACGCCATCAAGCGCGGCGCCAAAATCGTCACCGGCGGCAAGCGCAGCGAGCTCGGGCGCTCATTCTTCGAGCCGACCGTGCTGGCCGACGTCAAGCCGGACTCGCTGGTGTCGCAGGAGGAGACCTTTGGCCCGCTCGCGCCCGTCATCCGCTTCAAGGACGAAGCCGACGTCATCGCGATGTGCAACGCCTCGCCGTTCGGCCTTGCCTCCTACTTCTACTCCCGCGATCTCGGCCGCGTCTGGCGCGTCGCCGAGGCGCTGGAATCAGGCATGGTCGGCGTCAACACCGGCCTCATCACCACGGAAGTCGCCCCCTTCGGCGGCGTCAAGGAGAGCGGCCTCGGGCGTGAAGGCTCGCATCATGGCATGGAAGAGTATGTCGAGATCAAATACGTGATGATGGCAGGGGTGTGA
- the trpS gene encoding tryptophan--tRNA ligase yields the protein MPFVERVFSGVQPTGNLHLGNYLGAIVNFVKMQETHNCIYCVVDMHAITQGVDVWGGPAELTRNTREVTAAFIAAGIDPKKHIVFNQSQVSGHAELAWIFNCVARMGWLGRMTQFKEKAGKDRENASVGLFDYPVLMAADILLYRATHVPVGEDQKQHLELSRDIAQKFNNDFGDSIRAQGHNDGLFFPLPEPLITGPATRVMSLRDGTKKMSKSDASDNSRINLTDDADTIAQKIRKAKTDPEPLPSEEKGLETRPEADNLVGIFAALSGRSKADVLRDFGGGQFSSFKNALAELCVTKLAPIAGEMKRLVADPGHIDAILNEGSDRARTIADETMKLSKDIVGFIHRR from the coding sequence ATGCCATTCGTTGAACGAGTCTTTTCGGGCGTCCAGCCGACGGGCAATCTGCATCTCGGCAATTACCTCGGCGCGATCGTCAACTTCGTGAAGATGCAGGAAACCCACAACTGCATCTATTGCGTCGTCGACATGCACGCGATTACGCAAGGCGTCGATGTCTGGGGCGGACCGGCCGAGCTCACGCGCAACACCCGCGAGGTCACCGCGGCGTTCATCGCTGCCGGCATCGATCCGAAGAAGCACATCGTGTTCAACCAGAGCCAGGTCTCCGGCCATGCCGAACTCGCCTGGATCTTCAACTGCGTCGCGCGCATGGGCTGGCTCGGCCGCATGACCCAGTTCAAGGAGAAGGCCGGCAAGGACCGCGAGAACGCCTCGGTCGGGCTGTTCGACTATCCCGTGCTGATGGCGGCGGACATCCTGCTGTACCGCGCCACCCACGTGCCGGTCGGCGAGGACCAGAAGCAGCATCTCGAGCTCTCGCGCGATATCGCGCAGAAGTTCAACAACGATTTCGGCGATTCCATTCGCGCCCAGGGACACAATGACGGCTTGTTCTTCCCGCTGCCGGAGCCGCTAATCACCGGTCCGGCGACGCGCGTGATGAGCTTGCGTGACGGCACCAAGAAAATGTCGAAGTCGGACGCTTCCGACAATTCGCGCATCAATCTCACCGACGATGCCGACACCATCGCGCAGAAGATCCGCAAGGCGAAGACCGATCCGGAGCCGCTGCCGAGCGAGGAGAAGGGCCTGGAAACGCGTCCCGAAGCCGACAATCTCGTCGGCATCTTCGCCGCGCTCTCCGGTCGCTCCAAGGCCGACGTGCTCAGGGATTTCGGCGGCGGCCAGTTCTCCAGCTTCAAGAACGCGCTGGCCGAGTTGTGCGTCACCAAGCTCGCGCCGATCGCCGGCGAGATGAAGCGCCTCGTCGCCGACCCCGGCCATATCGACGCGATCCTGAACGAGGGCTCCGACCGGGCCCGCACTATCGCCGACGAGACCATGAAGCTCTCGAAGGACATCGTCGGCTTCATCCACCGGCGCTGA
- the murJ gene encoding murein biosynthesis integral membrane protein MurJ: protein MIRSFLTVSTGTLASRLLGFARDSLIAALLGTGAVADAFLAAFQLVNVVRRLLSEGALNAALIPAWLRIRDRDGEAAAAAFAGRVLGTVSAALVAISIGIALLMPLIITVIAPGFLGSRTLDLAVQNARLMLPYLAFAGPVTVLMGLLNAQGRFALTAFSPLLFNIALIAAIAALLAWHADADLAAWMLAAAVGVAGLLQLLMLLSQRSARLATPLRVSSDKEMRAFFAKAIPGMIASSGPQWLMVAGAIIASATPSAVSWLYFANRLIELPLGIVGVAMGTVLVPELTRAVGSGDRVAVAHAESRALELATGLALPATLGLIVLAEPIVRLLFEHGAFSVEDSTATARALMWLALGLPAHVLIKALSPAFYARSDTMTPLLATAKGFVVTVGLAVVLGHVFGASGIAASIAAGAWSSALSLLRKGTTEFGFSVDASARKRLPRIVLAAIAMGALLWLTAGLVPAETHGLIKFVALGVQIAAGIAVYGLLLQILGATSWREAINALKRPGR from the coding sequence ATGATCCGCTCCTTCCTGACCGTCTCGACGGGAACGCTGGCCTCGCGGCTGCTGGGCTTTGCCCGCGATTCCCTGATCGCGGCGCTGCTCGGCACCGGCGCCGTGGCGGATGCGTTCCTGGCGGCATTTCAGCTCGTCAACGTCGTGCGCCGGCTGCTCAGCGAGGGGGCACTGAATGCAGCACTGATCCCGGCATGGCTGCGTATCCGCGACCGTGATGGCGAGGCCGCTGCGGCGGCGTTCGCCGGACGGGTGCTCGGCACGGTCAGCGCAGCTCTGGTCGCGATCTCGATCGGCATTGCGCTTCTGATGCCGCTGATCATCACGGTGATCGCCCCGGGCTTTCTCGGTAGCCGCACGCTCGATCTCGCCGTGCAGAACGCGCGGCTGATGCTGCCTTATCTCGCCTTCGCCGGCCCCGTCACCGTGCTGATGGGACTGCTCAACGCGCAAGGGCGCTTTGCGCTGACGGCGTTCTCGCCGCTGCTGTTCAACATCGCGCTGATCGCCGCGATCGCGGCGCTGCTCGCCTGGCATGCCGATGCGGACCTCGCTGCGTGGATGCTGGCCGCCGCCGTCGGCGTCGCCGGTCTGCTGCAATTGCTGATGCTGCTGTCGCAGCGAAGCGCGCGCCTTGCGACGCCGTTGCGCGTGAGTTCTGACAAGGAGATGCGGGCCTTTTTTGCCAAGGCCATTCCCGGCATGATCGCAAGCTCGGGCCCGCAATGGTTGATGGTCGCCGGCGCGATCATCGCCTCGGCGACGCCCTCCGCTGTGTCCTGGCTCTATTTTGCCAACCGCCTGATCGAGCTGCCGCTCGGCATCGTCGGCGTCGCCATGGGCACGGTGCTGGTGCCGGAGCTGACGCGTGCGGTCGGTAGCGGCGACCGTGTCGCGGTGGCGCATGCCGAATCGCGCGCGCTGGAGCTGGCGACCGGGCTGGCGCTGCCGGCCACGCTCGGCCTGATCGTGCTGGCCGAGCCGATCGTACGGCTGCTATTTGAGCATGGTGCGTTCAGCGTCGAGGACAGCACGGCCACGGCGCGCGCATTGATGTGGCTGGCGCTGGGCCTGCCGGCGCACGTGCTGATCAAGGCGCTGTCGCCGGCCTTCTACGCCCGCAGCGACACGATGACGCCGCTACTCGCGACGGCCAAAGGCTTTGTGGTGACGGTCGGGCTCGCGGTTGTGCTCGGTCATGTCTTTGGCGCCAGCGGGATCGCGGCGAGCATCGCGGCCGGCGCCTGGAGCAGCGCGCTCTCGCTGCTTCGGAAAGGCACAACCGAATTCGGCTTCTCGGTCGACGCCTCGGCCCGCAAGCGGCTGCCGCGGATCGTGCTGGCCGCGATCGCCATGGGCGCCCTGCTCTGGCTGACCGCCGGTCTCGTGCCTGCCGAGACCCATGGCTTGATCAAATTCGTCGCACTGGGTGTGCAGATCGCGGCGGGGATCGCCGTCTACGGCCTGCTCCTGCAAATCCTCGGCGCAACCTCCTGGCGCGAGGCGATTAACGCGTTGAAACGGCCGGGTCGTTAG